A single window of Metallosphaera hakonensis JCM 8857 = DSM 7519 DNA harbors:
- a CDS encoding RNA-guided endonuclease InsQ/TnpB family protein: MPDVGFRFRAYTNSQTLRALKAQLRMACELYNTLRWADSYFYARDGKGLNQTQLRQLALDLRKQDGEYKQMHSQVAQNVADRFYEARERFFKGLARFPKERKPHRWYSLVYPQSGWKVLSAKIIRKNSREAREGHPKKLMKLSLSHLGVFKVLVHRDFPLDKVKRVIVKLMPSGRIYISFVVDYEFPKLPQVNKVTALDVGIKTLIMTSDGEYFPNMKPYEKALWKVKHLHRILSRKKFLSKNWFKAKVKLAKAYEHLKNLRKDLYMRLGKHFARNYDVLVMEDIQVKKLVGNSLRRMRMRLHDVAFHELKMILKYQMEKHGKSIALVDPAYTSKTCAKCGYVKEDLTLLDRVFSCPRCGWITDRDYNASLNILRRSGSVRPLGPVEFRPLPVLRYWQGGARKQEAQSVRAG, encoded by the coding sequence ATGCCTGACGTAGGATTCAGGTTTCGAGCTTACACAAATTCGCAAACGTTGAGGGCGTTAAAGGCCCAGTTAAGGATGGCGTGTGAGCTGTACAACACCCTGCGTTGGGCAGACTCCTATTTCTATGCAAGAGATGGAAAAGGTCTGAATCAAACCCAGTTGAGGCAACTAGCCCTAGACCTGAGGAAGCAGGACGGGGAGTATAAACAAATGCACTCTCAGGTGGCGCAGAACGTTGCAGATCGCTTCTACGAGGCTAGGGAGAGGTTCTTCAAGGGATTGGCGCGTTTCCCCAAGGAGAGGAAGCCCCACAGATGGTACTCGCTTGTGTACCCGCAGAGCGGATGGAAGGTGCTGAGCGCGAAGATAATCAGGAAGAATAGCAGAGAGGCGAGGGAGGGCCACCCCAAGAAGTTGATGAAGCTGAGCCTCTCCCACCTGGGCGTCTTCAAGGTTCTGGTGCATAGGGACTTCCCCCTTGATAAGGTAAAGAGAGTGATCGTGAAGTTGATGCCTTCGGGGAGGATCTACATCTCCTTCGTGGTCGATTACGAGTTCCCCAAGCTACCTCAGGTCAACAAGGTAACTGCACTTGATGTGGGCATCAAGACCCTCATCATGACTTCCGATGGGGAGTACTTCCCCAACATGAAGCCTTACGAGAAGGCCTTGTGGAAGGTGAAGCACCTACACCGAATCCTGTCCAGGAAGAAGTTCCTCTCCAAGAACTGGTTCAAGGCGAAGGTCAAGTTAGCCAAGGCATACGAGCACCTCAAGAACCTGAGGAAAGACCTCTACATGAGGCTGGGTAAACATTTTGCAAGGAACTACGACGTCCTCGTTATGGAGGACATACAAGTCAAGAAGCTCGTGGGCAACTCCCTCCGAAGGATGAGGATGAGGCTCCACGACGTCGCCTTCCACGAGCTCAAGATGATCTTGAAGTATCAGATGGAGAAGCACGGTAAATCCATCGCCCTTGTGGATCCGGCGTACACGTCTAAAACCTGCGCCAAATGCGGTTACGTGAAGGAAGACCTAACCCTCCTCGACCGAGTGTTCTCCTGTCCACGATGCGGATGGATCACAGACCGTGATTACAACGCCTCCCTGAACATCTTACGTAGATCGGGGTCGGTGCGACCCTTAGGGCCTGTGGAGTTCCGCCCTCTACCGGTACTTCGGTACTGGCAAGGTGGAGCTAGGAAGCAGGAAGCCCAGTCCGTAAGGGCGGGGTGA